GATGGAGTCGGCTTTTGTCTCCTCGGCTACGGAAGCAGCTTCGGTTTTGACCTCGGAAGGGTCGCGCATCTTGGGGAGAGAGGAGAGCAGCTTCTTGAGAGCGGCGTAGTCACGAGTGACGACGGCGCGGTGAACGGGGCTGTGACCGTAGTTGGTAACATCGATGACGCTTGCCATAGCTTTGAAAAAGACTCGATCTTTTTAACCCGACATCGTTTAAAGTTGACAACTTTCAATcgaattgaattgaattgaatcaCTCAGCAGTCAGCACACAGATCAGAGACGAATTGGAGCTTAGTCAGGTTTGAGATTTTAAGTAGAAGAGGGGAAATGATTCTCGGCTTTCCCTGAAAGGCAGGAGCTTTGGAGATTCGTTGCTTCCGAGGAATCAGATCCGACCCAGATCGGGAAAAAAACCTACCCGAGAAGATAGCTTCGTGGGAAGAAGAGATCTAAAGGCAACGAAGAGAGGAAGAAAGGAATATAGATTAGAGAGGCAGAGGAACCGATGGTGGAAGGTTCAAAGTCCGGTCGGGAAGCTTACACGGAATCTGGGAAGACTTATTACATTTACACATGTAACCGTTAAAATCGATTAGGACAACAACAACAGATACTAGTAGTTGTAGtagtaactaaaataatttaaaaacgaaaTTACTGGAACCGAAATGAAACAATTGTAATTAATAAGTttggtgaataattttttttattccctCTGTTTCTTAATAAATGTCACTTTGACACTTTTCATACAGACTAAGAAAAGTAgcggaaatatatatataaattgttattaattacaTATTTCTGActaataatatttgagataaataaaattatttataaaaccaatgcagtttgtttgcaattaattttcagttgaaattaaatataatttgcattgaaattgtAAAACGACATTTTTTGtgtgacaagaaaaaaaagttagaatGAAATTTATTACAAAACAGTGAGAGTATATGAAATTGATATATGCTAGATACCAAACAAATAGTTGTGATATTTTGGATTGAATTCAGAAAAAGCCAAGTTAAACCAAAAAGAAAGAGAGGATATTTTCCTCGAATAATTCATCAAGAAACCGCCAAAATAATTGGTTTTGAGGCAATTGGTGACTTGATTATCCCAATAAATGGTTATTGTACTATGGTTTTGTCATTAAACTAATCTCAAGAAGTACATTGTCACAGTActtgtcaaaaaaaaacaaagaagttaTGTGATGAATATGTAGACTGCGTGTAAACAATATAATTCTTGTGGAAATTATAGCcttttaataaagaaagaatTGACTAAGAAACATTTATTTATCATTCGAAAAACgcgttattttatttaaacgtAGAATTAAAGGTAAGCATGAGACAAACTTTGAATGTGATTGAAAACTTATAATTTGTAACTGCCCTATACccttaataattattagtacaATAAATTAGTGGGCCTATAAATGGGTCTAGCGCTCTCGTCCTTGCCACTTGTCCGTATCATTCTCACTGGCCCATTTTAATTGTCTCAGCCCAAAAACGTTAATTCGAGATCCATAACCCGACACCCGACCCGGGATTATGTGAGGTCCAATCGTTTCCAGCGGATGGCAAAGAGGCGGAGATAGATTAATCTTCGATGCTTTTGCTTCCCCCAtcggaaaattagggtttcgagTCGCTCTTCCGAATCGGATTCAGTCGGGTAATCCCCTCTCTCCTTCTGTATTTGCTCATACAGAAGAAAAATGATCTCTACGATAATTGTTTCTGGGGGAGGAAGAAGGATTTCGTTTTTAGTCTATCGAAATTCTCCTCGAAGTTTGTTGTTTCCCAGTTTCGATTACAGTAATCTTCAAAATCATGTGAAATTGTTCTTGTTCTGACTGTGATTCGCTTGAAAAATAGTTATCCTTTGTTGTTGATTCTGTGAGAGGAGGAGGAAGTAGTGTTAATCTATGTATATGTACTAATAAGCTTACAAATATTATGTGAGCATTGCTTCAAATGTATCTCTTGGTTTAACTGATTCAGGATGGAGAACACTGACATTGACATGGTGATCAGCATACCTGACACACCTGATAGACCTGTAAGACGTGAGACTAACAAAAGACAGCGTTCTCCAGAAGCACAGGCTAGATTCCAAAGAGGAGAGCACCGTCATTATTACCCCAACGGGAGAGCTAGAACAGTCTCTGAAGCTTCTGATACACAAGCTGAGCACGGACATGGACATCGCTCTCGTGCTTCTGGAAGCAATGCTTTGTTTAGGAGAAGCGCTGTTGAGAAGGATAAAGGGAAATCCATCTGCATTGATCCTTCCCCGGCTCGGGCTGAGAAAGATCCGGTTGTTAATGCTCTGTTTACAACTGAAGGTGTAGGAGAATCACGGGCAAGTAGTGATGGTTCTTCTCCTAATAAGGGTAAAGGGATAGTAGTAGAGTGTGGCTCTGTTTCTAATAGAGAAAGGATTGACCTTTCTAGTGAGAGAAAACCTGTTAGAGGCACTAGAAGGCTGGTGAGAAACGGGTGCATATCTCCACATGCAATAGCAGCTAGAACTAGACAAGCTGCTGCTGATGATACCAATTCTAAGGATAGAGTTAGTCTTGAACAGGAGTTAGCTCTTGAAGCTGCGTCTTCGATTGACATTAGGGATATTGTTTCTGGTGATCATACTCGTGGAAGAGCTAGAGGAAAAAGACCAGAGATTCCCCCAAGCAGGTAATGTTCCTAACGTTATCTTTCATTAGATGTTTGAGTTGATTCAAAATGGATGTTTTGGTGCTAAAAGAGTTTGTATCTTTGCAAATAGGGTGGCTAGTAGAGAGGCCTCGGAGGGATGGTTTAGTACGCGCAGCAGGAGTTTAAATACCGACCATGAAGTGAATCGGAGGGATGAGAGTGACACACGTGGAGCTGGTAGTTTCGTTTCAGGACTTGATGTTCTGGAAACCGGTGCAGTTGACAGAGAACCTAGACCACAACGGCGACGGAAAAATGGAGTTACTCCTTCGAGGTATGAGCCACAGGCTTCTGTCATTGGATCTTCTGGGGAACCATCTAGCTCAAGGCCGCGCCATTATCAAAGACAAGGCAGACAAGTGTTGGAAATTGAAGATTCATCTCCTGAAGTAAGGGTCTCCCGAGCTCCTAGACGTGTTGAAAACGATGAATCTGATGACGTGAAAGCAAGACAGATCGAAGCTGATGCGCTGATGGCTCGTGAGCTGCAAGAACAGATGTACGCAGAATCGACAATTAGAAACGAGCAGGTACTTTTCTAACTCTTCTGTTTTTAGATATCATTTATATGTTCCATCCTTTTATAGAGGTTTATAATAGTCTTATCTGACCTTTATGCGTTGTAACAGATGGACGAAACCATAGCCAGGTTGATGGAACAAGAAGAGAATCCTCTCCGTTCTTCTTCTAGCCGTGCTTCTACTCGTAACACCAGAAGCTCTAATACCGTAAGTCACAAACTCTAAACGGTCCTGTATTAATACTTTCTTCACCTGGTGCTATCGATTTTCTGTGTTCAGACGCGAGACCTATCATTGTTAAACATGGATTTATTCTTTCTTAAACTTGCATTTGAAAGGAGTCTGGGTTTTAGGAGCACCTTGAAGACCTTAATAGTTGCTTATGCTAATAATACATATAATTTGCAGATTGCAGCAGATCCAAGTGGGAGTAGTCGCGTGGAAGAACGACCGCAGCAACATTCTTCTAGGAGGCGAATGAATCCTCCACAGGCTCGTGCTGCTGTTAGAGCACCACGACGGGCTAGAGCTCCGCATTTAGGCCGTGCACATGCAGCACGACACGGAGCTATGCATTTCAATTTTCCAAGCGGCATGGACGTTGAGTTGGTAATCTTTTTGGTGAACTCTGTTTAAATTCCAATGTCGCGTGAAACTGAGATTTAATTCTTTAccctctttaaaaaaaaaaattgaaacagaGAATGGACTTTCTGGAGAATCTGGAGAATGTTATTGGACACAGCTTCAACCACAGCAATCTTCTTCACATGGATCGTGACTTTACTGAGTATGGTATCTGTTTCTCATCATTTACCATATGTTCTTCAATAATTGAAACTTAAAATCTTTTTGACATATTTTGGATGCAGAGATGATTACGAGTTGCTCCTAGCTCTTGATGAAAACAACCATCAACATGGGGGTGCTTCTACTAGTCGCATTAACAACTTGCCAGAGTCCACAGTTCAGGTTAAGCCAACGTTCACTTGTAAAATCCATTCTATTTCATGTCGACATATTTGttattaaaactttttctcTTCGGTGTTGTACGTGTGATTTGCAGACCGATAATTTTCAAGAAACATGCGCTATTTGTCTGGAGACGCCGACGATTGGAGACACCATCCGTCATCTTCCTTGTTTCCACAAATTCCACAAAGATGTAAGGATCTCTCTACTGATTCAGATTCAAgatcaaaaccttttttttttagatcaCAAACATCTTAAGAAATCAACCATTGTTTATGCAGTGCATTGATCCATGGCTTGGACGGAGTAAAGCATGCCCGGTTTGCAAATCCTCCGTCACTTAAGCAAGGAGGATGTTTTCTAAAATTACCATCGCACCCTTTCGACCGGGTGATTTTGATTCTGGGATCATTCTCTCTGGAATCATGTTGCTGATAAAAGCAAACATTCATCGTCGAGTTTGAAACACATATTAAACTGGCAACTGGGGTTTTACTACCGTTTACACCCGAGAAAGTGATTAGTTTGTTGTGTTTTAATACTCTAGCTAAGAGCTGTTCTGTAGATTAAGCAGTTGATTATCGTACTATTGATTAAAGATTAATCCTGTTCAGACTTATACTCCggctcttcttcttcccaaaCTTCATTACATTAAGCGGTAATGATTATTCaactaaaaatcaaaaacactttAAAACCTGTGAACGCATGTTATTATTCAGCCAACTTACTCGAATTAGCAAAGATACAATCATTTGAATGGGAAAATTAAAGAGAAACGACGTACATATCATTTATTCCATCATATTTAACgtttagtatatataaatgaaaacatatatatttgcatggGATTTAGCTCCTGCACATAACAAACCCTCAGTCACCTCCACTGGCGCCTCCGCCTAATCCTCCACCAGTTCCACCGCCGGCTCCTCCCAAGGCACCAGCACCACCGCCAGGTCCCACACCATCACCACTGCCGCCAACTCCTGCTCCAGTTCCTCCACCGGTACCACCGCTAGCTCCCACACCAACACCACTGCCGCCAACTCCAGCTCCTTTTCCTCCAACGTTACCACCACCAACTTCTCCAGCTCCAGCTCCAGCTCCAGCTCCTCCACCGGTACCACCACCAAATCCTCCACCGCCGCCAAATCCTTCTCCTCCCGCTTTACCTCCGCCAGCATTACCAAATCCACCGCCTATTTGTCCACTAAAGCCTCCAATTCCGCCTCCAATCCAACCGCTGCCACCTCCTGCTCCAAAGCCGCCTCCACCACTTATACCACCACCGCCTAAACCGCCGAAATCTTTCTTAAAGCCCTTCTTGTGGATGCCACCTTTGTGGAGCAATGGACGAGGGTGAGGAAACAAGGGCTTCTCATCACCAAACTCTATTTCTCCTCCCACAGTAAAATCTGTGACCAAAGCAAATACCATAACAAACACACACGCTTTACCAGAGATAAAACCCATACTTGTCGGAATTTACTTAAATTATTTGTAGTTATATAACTATTGAAAGAGAGAATGTGTGTTTAGGAGATTGCTTGTCGCAAGGGTAGTATATATAGAGATTAGAGAGGCTTAGAGGGAGAACGTGATTGCACTTATTATCAACTGTGCATAGTGTACGTAGCCCAAGTAAACCGGATCAATATTGGTTCAACCTGTAAAAAGCTTTTGTGTGGCAACAAATTAATGGTATTTCATCTGTCACTGGacaagttttttcttttttactttttgcaCAAGttatttatttcatgtttttgtcCCCCCAACTGCCCTATTGATCTCATCCAACACAAAGAGAACAATATGTTGTAAATGTAGTTGAAGAGTTGAGGACCTACGACACCAATTACTATATACAAGTCGAATTGTGTTCATCATATATTCAACGGTTTAAAAACCAATCAAATACCGGTTATTTAGAAAACCAAAAGTTGAGAGAAATATACCGCTTTTGTTTATTAGGTAAGTTTGTCTTACGAAATTAGCCGTTAATTACTTTCAAATTTACGAATTTCACATGGTGTTACTGGAAGTAAACTCTTTCTTTTCACTAAGAATGGAAAATCACCAGACAAGACGGTAACAAAGAAACATATTTGCGATTTAAAGACCGAAAGCAAATGGGCCGGGTAATAAACAAACCGAGCTTTGTATATATGTAAACTAAAAGATGGTTTAATCAAAAGAAAAGCCCTAACTAGTTTCTCTCCCAGTCCCAGTTATCGAGGCGCCATTTCCTCATCTGCTCTCTGACGCCGGTGGAGCTGCAGCTCGCCGGCGTCGGCCTTCTCAACCCCTGCGCTTGCTTCTCTCTCTCCTGTTACCTATTTTCCACTCAAGTTCTCTGCTTTCGTCGTCTGTTCCGGTGGTCCTCTCGAAGTCGGAGACCACTGTTTTGGTTATGTTCACCGGGGATTTCCAGTGTGTGCTCTCGTTTGCCTCAACTGCTCACTGCTTCTTCTTTACCGGTCTGTGTCTATTAAGGCTCAGATCTGTGAGAACAAGCTTCCCTCTAGACACTTCGACGTGTCTCTTGCTAGGAAACCTTCGCCGCCACCTCTCTTCCATCGCACCGCAAGTTCAACTCCCATCGACAACCTCCGTCGTCCTGAACACCAATTCTCGTGGGGCTCCACATATAATTCGGTCTTTAGATCCGGTTTTGTGTCGGTCTGTAAGTTTGTGTCCATCGCGAATCTATTTCACCTCCACCGCCGCCAGTCTCATGGACGACTCTCACGAGATCTCTCCACTCGGTGTGTTTTCTGCTCGAGCTACTTCGATTACTCCTTCGCCGTTCATCCCACCTTCACCAGAACCTCCGCCATGCCCCTTAACTGGCACATCGTCATTCTTACACCGTCGCTGCTCTCGAGTCATTGCAGTAATTCTTGTTCGACGACGCCCTAGCGTTCTTGCTCGTGTGATGGGCCCCTATCGATTTATTATAGGCCTGGCAAGCCCAACATTGTTCAAAGGCCCCCATCTCAATCTCAAGGATTTCAGTGGATTCACTGTGTTTTTTACCGAAACCTTGCATTCATTTCAATATTCCTCTTGTCTTAAGAGTATATTTTCCCCTCAGTTACCGGTGGATTCACCGGGTCCATCAAAACCATCACTATCTCTACTCCTCTTTATTGAGGAACGAGACGTATCACCATCCTCTATGAGGAGCAATTTCCCTTCCGATCTTGTCTGGAGGAGTTTGTCTATTTCCATAGCCTTTTTGCTATCTTGTGGAGCGGTCTGTTCGGGGCCTGAAGATGCAACGGATTTCGTTTCGACGATATTCCTAGGTGCGGATTGGATGTCAACGTCACACTACAAAGTGACTATTTCTCAAGCTTCTGGCTCTGCCATGAATCTTGCTTCGACGCATTTGAGCTTTGCTTTGAATTCGCTGTCCCACTATTTTAGAGGTCTCTCTATATCTATTGTTTATGctttattgttttttgtttgtcgAGTTTGTTTAAACTCTTATCTTAATTGTAGACTGGATGTTTGagaattaatgaaaaatttgtgttacaaaaaaaaaaaaaaaaaaaaaaatcaaaagaaaatactTTTAGATTAACAATTTGGAACGAAGTTTATTAGCTATATACaagagaacaagagatggcTGATGTTGGTAGTTGGATAATGTTGAAGTAATTTCATGTTAGATGTGAAATCTCCAGCGATCAACCTCTTCCTCACCAGTACCAGCATCGCACAACATATCCCCAGTAAGCTTTCCTGCAACAACACAAGATAATTTGAGTTCTTGCATTCAAGCCAAACATTAGTGAAGCTTGCGCATATATATTGATTTGAGTTCAGACATGTGTCAACGTGAGAAGATATTGGCAAATCTTACCAGAGGACCTTCGGGGTCGCTTAAGAGTGCATCCCATATGTGAAGAGAGTCAAAGAAGCTAAACTCTTGTGTAAGGAGGAGAGTGATCCACCTAAATGCATAGAACTGTGGGTTTACCTGTAacccatattaaaaaaaactatacaatgTCAGTTATCCCAGAAGTTATAATTCATTTATATTATCCTCTACATGAGAGAACAAGAAGTATAGAAGTAGGACTGTAATAGCAGATGGTTGTCAGAACAGATATCTTACTTTGGTGGGTGATCTCTAAATGACGCCAAAGTTCCTCATCATGCTTCCTAACAAGTTGTGAGAGCCTTGTTATTGCAGACCAGATTCCAACCACACTATTGTCTAGTTGCTGACAGTAGAAGTCTCTAAATCCACTCAACAGTTCAACAAAGCAGAAGAATGCATCAGCTTCAGCGTGGGACTGCACAATATTCATAGAGTTAACATGATATCTTGAAGATTATGTGAATCCAGACTTGCACTGTTATCACGAAATTGTATACACTATCACGTCAAAGTAGTTAAAAATgtagcaaaaataaaataaagaagagTCAGCTTACagaactataaaataaaataattctcaaaccCCTTTGACCTCACCAGCCTCCATGTGATTTCTGACTAACTACCACATTATCATTTAGATGTACTAACAAAGTTCACTAAGAGAGGGAGGATAAATATCCAAATACTTGTAATCAAATTCACTAGACATAGCACGCAAAATCGACAATAAACAAGAGAGCATGATCACTTACGGGACTGGCAAGAAGCTCATCCTTATAGTGTTTGTACTGTGATCTCTTTTGTTTCAATTC
This region of Brassica napus cultivar Da-Ae chromosome C5, Da-Ae, whole genome shotgun sequence genomic DNA includes:
- the LOC106401416 gene encoding E3 ubiquitin-protein ligase RLIM, translated to MENTDIDMVISIPDTPDRPVRRETNKRQRSPEAQARFQRGEHRHYYPNGRARTVSEASDTQAEHGHGHRSRASGSNALFRRSAVEKDKGKSICIDPSPARAEKDPVVNALFTTEGVGESRASSDGSSPNKGKGIVVECGSVSNRERIDLSSERKPVRGTRRLVRNGCISPHAIAARTRQAAADDTNSKDRVSLEQELALEAASSIDIRDIVSGDHTRGRARGKRPEIPPSRVASREASEGWFSTRSRSLNTDHEVNRRDESDTRGAGSFVSGLDVLETGAVDREPRPQRRRKNGVTPSRYEPQASVIGSSGEPSSSRPRHYQRQGRQVLEIEDSSPEVRVSRAPRRVENDESDDVKARQIEADALMARELQEQMYAESTIRNEQMDETIARLMEQEENPLRSSSSRASTRNTRSSNTIAADPSGSSRVEERPQQHSSRRRMNPPQARAAVRAPRRARAPHLGRAHAARHGAMHFNFPSGMDVELRMDFLENLENVIGHSFNHSNLLHMDRDFTEDDYELLLALDENNHQHGGASTSRINNLPESTVQTDNFQETCAICLETPTIGDTIRHLPCFHKFHKDCIDPWLGRSKACPVCKSSVT
- the LOC106401417 gene encoding glycine-rich protein 23-like isoform X2, which produces MGFISGKACVFVMVFALVTDFTVGGEIEFGDEKPLFPHPRPLLHKGGIHKKGFKKDFGGLGGGGISGGGGFGAGGGSGWIGGGIGGFSGQIGGGFGNAGGGKAGGEGFGGGGGFGGGTGGGAGAGAGAGEVGGGNVGGKGAGVGGSGVGGGDGVGPGGGAGALGGAGGGTGGGLGGGASGGD
- the LOC106401417 gene encoding glycine-rich protein 23-like isoform X1, with amino-acid sequence MGFISGKACVFVMVFALVTDFTVGGEIEFGDEKPLFPHPRPLLHKGGIHKKGFKKDFGGLGGGGISGGGGFGAGGGSGWIGGGIGGFSGQIGGGFGNAGGGKAGGEGFGGGGGFGGGTGGGAGAGAGAGEVGGGNVGGKGAGVGGSGVGVGASGGTGGGTGAGVGGSGDGVGPGGGAGALGGAGGGTGGGLGGGASGGD
- the LOC106399996 gene encoding TBC1 domain family member 13-like — translated: MGGVCEAELSHRTKCHWPRPCVALQSLPDSPGIRSTVWKLLLGYLPPERSLWSSELKQKRSQYKHYKDELLASPSHAEADAFFCFVELLSGFRDFYCQQLDNSVVGIWSAITRLSQLVRKHDEELWRHLEITHQSKPTVLCI